The following proteins are encoded in a genomic region of Xenopus laevis strain J_2021 chromosome 3L, Xenopus_laevis_v10.1, whole genome shotgun sequence:
- the LOC108704375 gene encoding zinc finger CCCH-type antiviral protein 1-like — MSDPRVSSYLSNLLCNHEGRLRRSQLSDLLQLPPEQIEQILQEEPQRFSVSGDLVLARTPLRICPQYLREEQEDEECDKLHLCRHYLQGKCRDRRPPCRFSHDTGSEQNKAVLKAHEYFGFDDDTLKVLLLQNDHSLLPEVCVKNLHSKCDQGNGCTRLHVCGFFTRGECNRHNCKHSHCLLESSTELIMKQSRHSLVSIENFQMLCVIKCNEVLNLQKEEAKDGAQCGPSGAGRGRGRGRGRGRNQRTRGRPGHRPSRGSRSHSTPGRGDSRRSTPDELDSDDEDGLFISGLKQDESTPMSGPRSTAVSTTYFSASHPTPNTLPQIPSRLLNINDLSISSGQNVTSSQENRAPSGSILKTNIGMYLATGATSREQKVNSMTTNPGLSASTGTTSVAQNFNSTPTNIGMYLPTGATSREQKVNSMTTNLGLSARTGTTSVAQNFNATPTNIAMYLPTASRSMEEKVNSTITKTGMYSTTSTTSVGQKVNSTPTNIGMYIPTRATSIEQKANSMTTNPGLSASTGTTSMTPNFNSTPTNIGMYIPTRATSIEQKANSMTTNPGMSTSTGTTSMTPNFNSTPTNISMYLATGATSREQKVKSMTTNPGLSASTGTTSMTPNFNSTPTNIGMYIPTRATSIEQKANSMTTNPGMSTSTGTTSMTPNFNSTPTNIGMYLATGATSREQKVNSMTTNPGLSASTGTTSVAQNFNATPTNIAMYLPTASRSMEEKFNSTVTKTGMYSTTSTTSVGQKVNSTPTNIGMYIPTHATSIEQKANSMTTNPGMSTSTGTTSMTPNFNYTPTNIGMYLATGATSREQKVKSMTTNPGLSASTGTTSVAQNFNSNPTNIGMYLPTGATSREQKVKSMTTNPGMSASTGTTSVAQNLNSNPTNIGMYIPTGATSREQKANFMTTNPGMSASTGTTYLAQNFNSTNIGMYIPTGATSREQKANSMTTNPGISATTTRTTSVAQNVNATTIGMFATTCTTSGVNSTTSSPVNSAVSINKKEPDRHVEYSEICLHHIWNYCRLGNRCGEMHYHLPYRWQEKLGAEWQDACYMDAMERAFCQPQNDSYLGVDFATMTYGPTYIRRLSTPSSATRSPEFVLTTEWIWYWQDEHGTWIEYGKSNTKQTRASITSLHLESKYLTDPNSVVPFQAGGHCYEISFKDMIQKNIEYKTERRIRRRPKYQSPEDVQKLKGTTKEVPSSSPLRNRYYPSDWDISALPDKGYKSVPVSESSPEYTQILCLFNKTMSGQTVKIQRIQNKSLWALYQWQKVQKQKANPGKGVEEKQLFHGTDPSHVTAICHQNFDWRMCGTNGTLYGDGSYFARDASYSHNYSFPNSTGKRMMFVARVLVGDYVTGNSALKRPPLRPGSCTQFYDSCVDTLLNPSIFVVFEKDQIYPEYLLEYEPKTEETSCCIS, encoded by the exons GCCTCCATGCAGATTTTCTCATGACACCGGATCAGAACAAAACAAGGCCGTGTTGAAGGCGCACGAGTATTTTGGATTTGATGATGATACACTGAAGGTCCTTCTTCTCCAGAATGATCACTCACTTCTGCCTGAG GTGTGTGTGAAAAATCTGCATAGCAAATGTGATCAAGGAAACGGCTGCACTCGTCTCCATGTCTGCGGTTTCTTCACTCGCGGCGAGTGCAACCGGCACAACTGCAAACACTCCCACTGTCTCCTGGAATCGAGCACAGAATTGATAATGAAACAGAGCCGCCATTCTCTTGTCTCCATCGAAAATTTCCAGATGCTTTGTGTTATAAAGTGCAACGAGGTGCTCAATTTGCAAAAGGAGGAGGCTAAAGATGGAGCACAGTGTGGCCCTTCAGGAGCAGGAAGAGGAAGAGGCAGGGGAAGAGGGCGGGGTAGAAACCAGAGAACAAGAGGCAGGCCAG gaCACCGTCCCAGTAGAGGGTCCAGAAGCCACAGTACCCCAGGGAGGGGTGACAGTCGGCGCAGTACACCAGATGAATTGGATAGTGATGATGAAGACGGACTGTTTATTTCAGGATTGAAACAAGATGAATCAACTCCAATGTCTGGTCCAAGGTCAACCGCTGTGTCTACAACTTATTTCTCAGCATCACATCCCACCCCAAATACCCTACCTCAAATACCATCAAGATTACTGAATATAAATGATTTATCAATATCCAGTGGGCAGAACGTCACCAGCAGTCAAGAAAACCGTGCCCCATCTGGTTCCATATTGAAAACCAATATTGGCATGTACTTAGCTACTGGTGCCACATCTAGGGAGCAGAAAGTCAACTCTATGACCACCAATCCTGGCTTGTCTGCAAGCACCGGAACTACATCTGTGGCACAGAATTTCAACTCTACCCCTACCAATATTGGCATGTATTTACCCACTGGTGCCACATCTAGGGAGCAGAAAGTCAACTCTATGACCACCAATCTTGGCTTGTCTGCAAGAACGGGTACTACATCTGTGGCACAGAATTTCAACGCTACCCCTACCAATATTGCCATGTACTTGCCCACTGCTTCTAGATCAATGGAGGAGAAGGTCAACTCTACCATTACCAAAACTGGCATGTACTCCACCACTAGTACCACATCTGTGGGGCAGAAGGTCAACTCTACCCCTACCAATATTGGCATGTACATACCCACTCGTGCCACATCTATTGAACAGAAAGCCAACTCTATGACCACCAACCCTGGCTTGTCTGCAAGCACCGGTACCACATCTATGACACCGAATTTCAACTCTACCCCTACCAATATTGGCATGTACATACCCACTCGTGCCACATCTATTGAACAGAAAGCCAACTCTATGACCACCAACCCTGGCATGTCTACAAGCACCGGTACCACATCTATGACACCGAATTTCAACTCTACCCCTACCAATATTAGCATGTACTTAGCTACTGGTGCCACATCTAGGGAGCAGAAAGTCAAATCTATGACCACCAATCCTGGCTTGTCTGCAAGCACTGGAACTACATCTATGACACCGAATTTCAACTCTACCCCTACCAATATTGGCATGTACATACCCACTCGTGCCACATCTATTGAACAGAAAGCCAACTCTATGACCACCAACCCTGGCATGTCTACAAGCACCGGTACCACATCTATGACACCGAATTTCAACTCTACCCCTACCAATATTGGCATGTACTTAGCTACTGGTGCCACATCTAGGGAGCAGAAAGTCAACTCTATGACCACCAATCCTGGCTTGTCTGCAAGCACGGGTACTACATCTGTGGCACAGAATTTCAACGCTACCCCTACCAATATTGCCATGTACTTGCCCACTGCTTCTAGATCAATGGAGGAGAAGTTCAACTCTACCGTTACCAAAACTGGCATGTACTCCACCACTAGTACCACATCTGTGGGGCAGAAGGTCAACTCTACCCCTACCAATATTGGCATGTACATACCCACTCATGCCACATCTATTGAACAGAAAGCCAACTCTATGACCACCAACCCTGGCATGTCTACAAGCACCGGTACCACATCTATGACACCGAATTTCAACTATACCCCTACCAATATTGGCATGTACTTAGCTACTGGTGCCACATCTAGGGAGCAGAAAGTCAAATCTATGACCACCAATCCTGGCTTGTCTGCAAGCACTGGAACTACATCTGTGGCACAGAATTTCAACTCTAACCCTACCAATATTGGCATGTACTTACCCACTGGTGCCACATCTAGGGAGCAGAAAGTCAAATCTATGACCACCAATCCTGGCATGTCTGCAAGCACGGGTACTACATCTGTGGCACAGAATTTAAACTCTAACCCTACCAATATTGGCATGTACATACCCACTGGTGCCACATCTAGGGAGCAGAAAGCCAACTTTATGACCACCAATCCTGGCATGTCTGCAAGCACCGGTACTACATATTTGGCACAGAATTTCAACTCTACCAATATTGGCATGTACATACCCACTGGTGCCACATCTAGGGAGCAGAAAGCCAACTCTATGACCACCAATCCTGGCATATCTGCTACAACCACTAGAACTACATCTGTGGCACAGAACGTCAATGCCACCACCATTGGCATGTTTGCAACCACTTGTACTACATCTGGCGTCAACTCTACTACCAGCAGTCCAG tgaatTCAGCTGTTTCCATCAATAAGAAGGAACCCGACCGGCATGTTGAATATAGCGAGATCTGTCTCCATCACATATGGAATTACTGCAGGCTCGGGA ACAGGTGTGGTGAGATGCATTATCATTTGCCCTACCGCTGGCAGGAGAAACTGGGCGCTGAGTGGCAAGATGCTTGCTACATGGATGCTATGGAGAGGGCATTCTGCCAGCCTCAGAACGACAG TTATTTGGGGGTTGATTTTGCAACAATGACCTATGGGCCAACCTACATCCGCCGACTGTCCACGCCTTCATCGGCCACGAGATCCCCCGAGTTTGTCCTGACCACGGAGTGGATCTGGTACTGGCAGGACGAACATGGAACATGGATTGAGTACGGAAAATCC AACACAAAGCAGACGAGAGCCTCAATAACATCACTGCACTTGGAGTCCAAGTATCTCACTGATCCGAACTCCGTGGTTCCGTTCCAGGCTGGAGGTCACTGCTATGAGATTAGCTTCAAAG ACATGATTCAGAAAAATATTGAATACAAGACCGAGAGGCGAATCCGCCGGAGACCCAAGTACCAGTCGCCTGAAGATGTACAGAAACTCAAGGGGAC CACAAAAGAAGTACCAAGTAGTTCTCCTCTAAGGAACAGATATTACCCGTCAGATTGGGACATCTCTGCCCTGCCTGATAAAGGATATAAG TCCGTGCCTGTTTCTGAGAGTTCCCCTGAGTACACACAGATCCTCTGCCTCTTTAATAAAACTATGTCTGGCCAAACAGTGAAGATCCAACGAATCCAGAACAAGTCTCTCTGGGCGCTCTACCAATG GCAAAAGGTGCAGAAGCAGAAAGCAAACCCGGGGAAGGGAGTGGAAGAGAAGCAGCTTTTTCATGGGACCGACCCATCTCACGTCACTGCCATCTGTCACCAGAACTTTGACTGGCGAATGTGCGGCACCAATGGAACTTTATATGGAGATG GGAGTTATTTTGCCAGAGACGCCTCCTACTCCCATAACTACTCGTTCCCTAATTCTACAGGCAAGAGAATGATGTTTGTGGCGCGGGTGCTGGTGGGAGACTACGTGACTGGTAACTCCGCCCTGAAACGGCCTCCGCTGAGACCTGGCAGCTGCACCCAATTCTATGACAGTTGCGTGGATACTTTGCTCAATCCTTCCATCTTTGTGGTGTTTGAAAAGGATCAGATTTACCCGGAATATCTCCTGGAGTATGAACCAAAGACAGAGGAAACGTCGTGCTGCATCAGTTAA